The following are encoded together in the Pygocentrus nattereri isolate fPygNat1 chromosome 15, fPygNat1.pri, whole genome shotgun sequence genome:
- the rtel1 gene encoding regulator of telomere elongation helicase 1 isoform X1, translated as MPPLTLRGITVDFPFTPYPCQKDYMSKVIECLQNKVNGVLESPTGTGKTLCLLCATLGWREYFKDSISARKIAEKMGGAELFPDRPLSSWGTTATDGDVPAYYTDIPKIIYASRTHSQLTQVISELKNTSYRPKVCVLGSREQLCINQDVMKQESNHVKVHMCRAKVSSRSCVFYNNVDEKSTDKDIMNSILDVEDLVKTGKKERVCPYYLSRSLKQHADIIFMPYNYLLDPKSRRAHNIELKGAVVIFDEAHNVEKMCEESTSFDLTPYDLTSAIDAVDKLLREQAAEVGKGDPSEDFNVESLNSGLKLDITTIAKIKQILMDLELAINSFEMPSNNQGITKPGSFIYELFQKAHVNYDTKMAVVEAMEQITGYLAGKPGIFLNTSGLQKVADIIQLVFSVEPAEGSKQSEKGSSMQQFKVHIHPDTSNFKKKQSADVWASSSVKKQGNVLSYWCFSPGYSMQELLRQEVRCIILTSGTLSPLSSFTYEMHIPFPVCLENPHVIQQDQIFVSIVDKGPDGVQLSTAFDKRFVPENMASLGNTVVNLSRVVPHGLLVFFPSYPVLDKTLEYWRANGHADRIENMKPMFVEPKGKGTFTEVIDGFYDKVNDPKSNGGTFFAVCRGKASEGLDFADTYGRGVIITGLPFPPRMDPRVVLKMQYLDEMCKNKTRNKQYLSGQEWYRQQASRAVNQAIGRVIRHREDYGAIFLCDHRFKYTDARAQLPSWIRPCVRIYDNFGSVVRDAAQFFRVAQKLRPVPQKKVQNVLCESQSVSVAGQGGGCLRSAQSHWQSSSSLKAKVLDSHVPSLKKRKLEDTGRDGTARLCIQYEMDMSSSKKKPLSLLDALDNSEPRLEEEDHLAGEERASRLSTLSLQYDKRLDDESRGGKRKIRVVQDRKPVESSAAGRGKTFMLELKKSLSQDSFTKMMHALQVYKATDNLDDLVTKAAELLIQDPNTHSLLRGLYQFIRPHHKKQFDEKCQLLTGQGCGYKPEHSLSREERETLVQQTAKVKTSEMGASKELDSSKELNQGGSHLGTHNLCGVNASVKDQKLQKPQKSGKDSQFSTTLLSDIKQAIGAEKTNQLFVALQTYKKTNNYEQMVSTVVGLLTERDEDIVLLKRLAVFIPPHHSQQFSEMLRSLTGSALVTCQDSEEASNHPNPVSHLSAGKSQSKISSFFS; from the exons ATGCCACCCCTCACTTTAAGAGGAATTACTGTGGATTTTCCTTTTACACCGTATCCATGCCAGAAGGACTACATGAGCAAAGTGATTGAATGCCTGCAAAAC AAAGTAAATGGAGTTCTTGAAAGTCCAACAGGCACAGGCAAAACCTTGTGTCTGCTCTGTGCAACGCTTGGCTGGAGGGAATACTTCAAGGACTCCATATCTGCCCGCAAGattgcagagaaaatgggaggTGCTGAACTTTTTCCTGATAGGCCTCTGTCTTCGtggggaacaacagcaactgaTGGAGATGTACCAG CATATTACACAGATATTCCTAAAATCATCTATGCATCCAGGACACATTCCCAGTTGACACAAGTCATCAGTGAGCTGAAGAACACATCTTACAG GCCAAAGGTTTGCGTTCTAGGGTCCAGAGAACAGCTGTGTATTAACCAAGATGTAATGAAACAGGAAAGCAACCATGTCAAG GTCCATATGTGCCGAGCAAAAGTTTCTTCCCGCTCTTGTGTCTTCTACAACAATGTTGATG AGAAGAGCACTGACAAAGACATCATGAACTCCATTTTGGATGTTGAAGATCTTGTGAAAACTGGCAAAAAGGAAAG AGTGTGTCCATATTATCTGTCCCGCTCTCTGAAGCAGCATGCTGACATCATATTCATGCCCTACAACTACCTCCTTGATCCAAAG AGTCGCCGGGCACACAACATAGAGCTTAAAGGAGCCGTTGTCATTTTTGATGAGGCACATAACGTG GAGAAGATGTGTGAAGAGTCAACTTCGTTCGACCTGACTCCTTATGATTTGACCTCAGCTATTGATGCTGTGGACAAACTTCTGAGGGAGCAGGCGGCCGAGGTCGGAAAAGGAGACCCTTCAGAAGATTTTAATGTTGAATCTCTAAACTCAG GACTGAAATTGGACATCACAACCATTGCTAAGATCAAAC AAATTTTAATGGACCTAGAGCTAGCCATAAATAGTTTTGAGATGCCCTCAAATAACCAGGGAATTACTAAGCCTGGCAG tttcatttatgAGCTTTTCCAAAAGGCACATGTAAATTATGACACTAAAATGGCAGTTGTGGAGGCGATGGAGCAGATCACAGGATATTTGGCCGGAA AGCCTGGTATCTTCCTCAACACCAGCGGACTGCAGAAGGTTGCAGATATAATCCAG TTGGTGTTTTCAGTGGAACCTGCAGAGGGCAGTAAGCAATCAGAAAAGGGGAGCAGCATGCAGCAATTCAAG GTGCATATTCATCCCGACACAAGCAACTTCAAGAAAAAGCAAAGCGCTGATGTATGggcatcttcttctgtgaagaaACAAG GGAATGTGCTGAGCTACTGGTGTTTCTCTCCTGGGTACAGCATGCAAGAGTTGCTCCGACAGGAGGTGCGCTGCATCATCCTGACCAGCGGGACCCTTTCACCACTCTCGTCTTTCACTTATGAAATGCATAT CCCCTTCCCTGTGTGTTTGGAGAACCCTCACGTCATTCAGCAGGACCAGATTTTCGTCAGCATTGTCGACAAAGGGCCGGATGGAGTGCAGCTGAGCACAGCTTTTGACAAGAG GTTTGTTCCTGAGAACATGGCATCCTTAGGAAATACTGTTG TAAATCTGAGCCGTGTGGTTCCACATGGCCTGCTGGTGTTCTTCCCTTCATACCCTGTACTGGACAAGACGCTGGAATACTGGAGG GCtaacggccatgcagaccgtaTAGAGAATATGAAGCCCATGTTTGTGGAACCCAAAGGAAAAGGCACATTTACGGAG GTGATTGATGGATTTTATGACAAGGTAAATGATCCAAAGTCCAATGGAGGGACTTTTTTTGCTGTATGCAGGGGAAAG GCGAGTGAAGGATTGGACTTTGCAGACACATATGGCCGTGGTGTGATCATCACTGGCCTTCCCTTTCCTCCTAGAATGGACCCCAGAGTGGTGTTGAAGATGCAGTACCTGGATGAGATGTGCAAAAACAAGACCAGAAACAAGCAG TATCTCTCCGGGCAGGAGTGGTACAGGCAGCAAGCATCCCGTGCAGTGAATCAAGCCATCGGCAGAGTGATCCGCCACCGTGAGGATTATGGAGCCATCTTCCTCTGTGACCACAG GTTCAAATATACAGATGCACGAGCCCAGCTGCCCTCTTGGATTAGGCCTTGCGTACGGATTTATGATAACTTTGGCTCTGTGGTCCGAGACGCCGCACAGTTTTTCAGGGTTGCACAGAAACTT AGGCCAGTACCACAGAAGAAGGTACAAAATGTACTGTGCGAGAGTCAATCAGTTTCAGTTGCTGGCCAGGGTGGAGGGTGTCTTCGTTCAGCTCAAAGTCACTGGCAGAGTAGCTCCTCTCTGAAAGCCAAAGTGCTAGACTCTCATGTGCCCAgcctaaagaaaagaaaactgg AGGACACTGGGAGAGATGGGACAGCCAGGCTGTGTATCCAGTATGAGATGGACATGAGCTCCAGCAAGAAGAAGCCTCTGAGTTTGCTCGATGCACTGGACAACAGCGAACCCAGGCTAGAAGAGGAAGATCACCTGGCTGGGgaggagagg GCCAGCCGCTTGTCTACACTATCTCTACAATATGATAAGCGATTGGACGATGAATCCAGGGGTGGGAAACGCAAAATCAGAGTAGTTCAGGATCGG AAACCTGTGGAGTCCAGCGCAGCAGGCAGAGGCAAGACATTCATGTTGGAGCTGAAGAAAAGCTTGAGTCAAGATAGTTTCACAAAGATGATGCATGCCCTCCAGGTGTACAAGGCAACAGATAACCTTGATGACCTTGTCACAAAAGCAGCAGAGCTCCTTATTCAAGACCCCAACACGCACAGCCTGCTTAGAG GGCTCTACCAGTTTATTCGACCACACCACAAGAAGCAGTTTGATGAGAAGTGTCAGTTGCTTACAGGCCAGGGCTGTGGCTACAAGCCTGAGCACTCACTGTctagggaggagagggagacgCTTGTGCAACAAACAG CCAAAGTGAAGACTTCTGAAATGGGTGCAAGCAAAGAACTAGACTCAAGCAAAGAACTGAATCAAGGTGGTTCTCATCTGGGAACTCACAATTTGTGTGGAG TAAATGCAAGTGTGAAGGACCAGAAACTCCAAAAGCCACAGAAGTCAGGCAAAGACAGTCAGTTCAGCACGACCCTTCTCTCTGATATTAAACAGGCCATTGGTGCTGAAAAAACCAATCAACTGTTTGTAGCCCTGCAGACGTATAAGAAGACAAATAATTATGAGCAGATGGTATCAACAGTTGTGGGGTTGCTAACTGAACGAGACGAAGACATTGTGCTTCTAAAAC GGTTAGCTGTGTTTATTCCACCACACCATAGTCAGCAGTTTTCTGAGATGTTAAGATCTTTGACTGGGAGTGCCTTAGTGACCTGCCAGGACTCAGAAGAGGCTTCCAATCATCCGAATCCAG ttTCACACCTCTCTGCAGGAAAATCACAGAGCAAGATATCATCCTTCTTCTCCTGA
- the rtel1 gene encoding regulator of telomere elongation helicase 1 isoform X2: MGGAELFPDRPLSSWGTTATDGDVPAYYTDIPKIIYASRTHSQLTQVISELKNTSYRPKVCVLGSREQLCINQDVMKQESNHVKVHMCRAKVSSRSCVFYNNVDEKSTDKDIMNSILDVEDLVKTGKKERVCPYYLSRSLKQHADIIFMPYNYLLDPKSRRAHNIELKGAVVIFDEAHNVEKMCEESTSFDLTPYDLTSAIDAVDKLLREQAAEVGKGDPSEDFNVESLNSGLKLDITTIAKIKQILMDLELAINSFEMPSNNQGITKPGSFIYELFQKAHVNYDTKMAVVEAMEQITGYLAGKPGIFLNTSGLQKVADIIQLVFSVEPAEGSKQSEKGSSMQQFKVHIHPDTSNFKKKQSADVWASSSVKKQGNVLSYWCFSPGYSMQELLRQEVRCIILTSGTLSPLSSFTYEMHIPFPVCLENPHVIQQDQIFVSIVDKGPDGVQLSTAFDKRFVPENMASLGNTVVNLSRVVPHGLLVFFPSYPVLDKTLEYWRANGHADRIENMKPMFVEPKGKGTFTEVIDGFYDKVNDPKSNGGTFFAVCRGKASEGLDFADTYGRGVIITGLPFPPRMDPRVVLKMQYLDEMCKNKTRNKQYLSGQEWYRQQASRAVNQAIGRVIRHREDYGAIFLCDHRFKYTDARAQLPSWIRPCVRIYDNFGSVVRDAAQFFRVAQKLRPVPQKKVQNVLCESQSVSVAGQGGGCLRSAQSHWQSSSSLKAKVLDSHVPSLKKRKLEDTGRDGTARLCIQYEMDMSSSKKKPLSLLDALDNSEPRLEEEDHLAGEERASRLSTLSLQYDKRLDDESRGGKRKIRVVQDRKPVESSAAGRGKTFMLELKKSLSQDSFTKMMHALQVYKATDNLDDLVTKAAELLIQDPNTHSLLRGLYQFIRPHHKKQFDEKCQLLTGQGCGYKPEHSLSREERETLVQQTAKVKTSEMGASKELDSSKELNQGGSHLGTHNLCGVNASVKDQKLQKPQKSGKDSQFSTTLLSDIKQAIGAEKTNQLFVALQTYKKTNNYEQMVSTVVGLLTERDEDIVLLKRLAVFIPPHHSQQFSEMLRSLTGSALVTCQDSEEASNHPNPVSHLSAGKSQSKISSFFS; this comes from the exons atgggaggTGCTGAACTTTTTCCTGATAGGCCTCTGTCTTCGtggggaacaacagcaactgaTGGAGATGTACCAG CATATTACACAGATATTCCTAAAATCATCTATGCATCCAGGACACATTCCCAGTTGACACAAGTCATCAGTGAGCTGAAGAACACATCTTACAG GCCAAAGGTTTGCGTTCTAGGGTCCAGAGAACAGCTGTGTATTAACCAAGATGTAATGAAACAGGAAAGCAACCATGTCAAG GTCCATATGTGCCGAGCAAAAGTTTCTTCCCGCTCTTGTGTCTTCTACAACAATGTTGATG AGAAGAGCACTGACAAAGACATCATGAACTCCATTTTGGATGTTGAAGATCTTGTGAAAACTGGCAAAAAGGAAAG AGTGTGTCCATATTATCTGTCCCGCTCTCTGAAGCAGCATGCTGACATCATATTCATGCCCTACAACTACCTCCTTGATCCAAAG AGTCGCCGGGCACACAACATAGAGCTTAAAGGAGCCGTTGTCATTTTTGATGAGGCACATAACGTG GAGAAGATGTGTGAAGAGTCAACTTCGTTCGACCTGACTCCTTATGATTTGACCTCAGCTATTGATGCTGTGGACAAACTTCTGAGGGAGCAGGCGGCCGAGGTCGGAAAAGGAGACCCTTCAGAAGATTTTAATGTTGAATCTCTAAACTCAG GACTGAAATTGGACATCACAACCATTGCTAAGATCAAAC AAATTTTAATGGACCTAGAGCTAGCCATAAATAGTTTTGAGATGCCCTCAAATAACCAGGGAATTACTAAGCCTGGCAG tttcatttatgAGCTTTTCCAAAAGGCACATGTAAATTATGACACTAAAATGGCAGTTGTGGAGGCGATGGAGCAGATCACAGGATATTTGGCCGGAA AGCCTGGTATCTTCCTCAACACCAGCGGACTGCAGAAGGTTGCAGATATAATCCAG TTGGTGTTTTCAGTGGAACCTGCAGAGGGCAGTAAGCAATCAGAAAAGGGGAGCAGCATGCAGCAATTCAAG GTGCATATTCATCCCGACACAAGCAACTTCAAGAAAAAGCAAAGCGCTGATGTATGggcatcttcttctgtgaagaaACAAG GGAATGTGCTGAGCTACTGGTGTTTCTCTCCTGGGTACAGCATGCAAGAGTTGCTCCGACAGGAGGTGCGCTGCATCATCCTGACCAGCGGGACCCTTTCACCACTCTCGTCTTTCACTTATGAAATGCATAT CCCCTTCCCTGTGTGTTTGGAGAACCCTCACGTCATTCAGCAGGACCAGATTTTCGTCAGCATTGTCGACAAAGGGCCGGATGGAGTGCAGCTGAGCACAGCTTTTGACAAGAG GTTTGTTCCTGAGAACATGGCATCCTTAGGAAATACTGTTG TAAATCTGAGCCGTGTGGTTCCACATGGCCTGCTGGTGTTCTTCCCTTCATACCCTGTACTGGACAAGACGCTGGAATACTGGAGG GCtaacggccatgcagaccgtaTAGAGAATATGAAGCCCATGTTTGTGGAACCCAAAGGAAAAGGCACATTTACGGAG GTGATTGATGGATTTTATGACAAGGTAAATGATCCAAAGTCCAATGGAGGGACTTTTTTTGCTGTATGCAGGGGAAAG GCGAGTGAAGGATTGGACTTTGCAGACACATATGGCCGTGGTGTGATCATCACTGGCCTTCCCTTTCCTCCTAGAATGGACCCCAGAGTGGTGTTGAAGATGCAGTACCTGGATGAGATGTGCAAAAACAAGACCAGAAACAAGCAG TATCTCTCCGGGCAGGAGTGGTACAGGCAGCAAGCATCCCGTGCAGTGAATCAAGCCATCGGCAGAGTGATCCGCCACCGTGAGGATTATGGAGCCATCTTCCTCTGTGACCACAG GTTCAAATATACAGATGCACGAGCCCAGCTGCCCTCTTGGATTAGGCCTTGCGTACGGATTTATGATAACTTTGGCTCTGTGGTCCGAGACGCCGCACAGTTTTTCAGGGTTGCACAGAAACTT AGGCCAGTACCACAGAAGAAGGTACAAAATGTACTGTGCGAGAGTCAATCAGTTTCAGTTGCTGGCCAGGGTGGAGGGTGTCTTCGTTCAGCTCAAAGTCACTGGCAGAGTAGCTCCTCTCTGAAAGCCAAAGTGCTAGACTCTCATGTGCCCAgcctaaagaaaagaaaactgg AGGACACTGGGAGAGATGGGACAGCCAGGCTGTGTATCCAGTATGAGATGGACATGAGCTCCAGCAAGAAGAAGCCTCTGAGTTTGCTCGATGCACTGGACAACAGCGAACCCAGGCTAGAAGAGGAAGATCACCTGGCTGGGgaggagagg GCCAGCCGCTTGTCTACACTATCTCTACAATATGATAAGCGATTGGACGATGAATCCAGGGGTGGGAAACGCAAAATCAGAGTAGTTCAGGATCGG AAACCTGTGGAGTCCAGCGCAGCAGGCAGAGGCAAGACATTCATGTTGGAGCTGAAGAAAAGCTTGAGTCAAGATAGTTTCACAAAGATGATGCATGCCCTCCAGGTGTACAAGGCAACAGATAACCTTGATGACCTTGTCACAAAAGCAGCAGAGCTCCTTATTCAAGACCCCAACACGCACAGCCTGCTTAGAG GGCTCTACCAGTTTATTCGACCACACCACAAGAAGCAGTTTGATGAGAAGTGTCAGTTGCTTACAGGCCAGGGCTGTGGCTACAAGCCTGAGCACTCACTGTctagggaggagagggagacgCTTGTGCAACAAACAG CCAAAGTGAAGACTTCTGAAATGGGTGCAAGCAAAGAACTAGACTCAAGCAAAGAACTGAATCAAGGTGGTTCTCATCTGGGAACTCACAATTTGTGTGGAG TAAATGCAAGTGTGAAGGACCAGAAACTCCAAAAGCCACAGAAGTCAGGCAAAGACAGTCAGTTCAGCACGACCCTTCTCTCTGATATTAAACAGGCCATTGGTGCTGAAAAAACCAATCAACTGTTTGTAGCCCTGCAGACGTATAAGAAGACAAATAATTATGAGCAGATGGTATCAACAGTTGTGGGGTTGCTAACTGAACGAGACGAAGACATTGTGCTTCTAAAAC GGTTAGCTGTGTTTATTCCACCACACCATAGTCAGCAGTTTTCTGAGATGTTAAGATCTTTGACTGGGAGTGCCTTAGTGACCTGCCAGGACTCAGAAGAGGCTTCCAATCATCCGAATCCAG ttTCACACCTCTCTGCAGGAAAATCACAGAGCAAGATATCATCCTTCTTCTCCTGA
- the zgpat gene encoding zinc finger CCCH-type with G patch domain-containing protein — MDEGSLEQAIETYNAQLQQVEAALACGLGASEQADLLKLKEDLLQLIELTESSLVSVKKSRLLASLEDSSTPTTTTEIQEQPKATNLDTEFAAFYSELSENAGEVAQSPKNDEEEEEEEEEEVDISGTKVRAPYHTSWGTLEYHNAMVVCSEEPDGEETRVRVLYLYPTQKSMKPCSFFLEDKCRFMDSCRYSHGEVVRVSELRDFLEADLTNMQPGSSCLAKHEDGIWYPAKITEIEGGFYTVKFDSLLLKEAVLEADGVIPPLRPDESSSDSEEDSEECDAGYAKVFSSYKEENSVPANSAEFCGWEAHTRGIGSKLLLKMGYELGKGLGKTLSGRVEPVQAVILPKGRSLDQCAELTQQKTQAAIGKDNPVSGKRKRKRKRTSTSTRHNVFDFLNSKLGDATSSTTPSVSCSVSGLEAYQGGKSTKRSLNVQLFQTTERVSQVEKEIQRLTESLNRRNGRDAAVMGHIEEKLAASRKLLQQLKAQEQFIQRARKKADTHKKMTEF, encoded by the exons ATGGATGAAGGCAGCCTGGAACAAGCCATTGAAACCTACAATGCCCAGCTTCAGCAGGTGGAGGCTGCCCTGGCCTGTGGTCTGGGTGCATCTGAGCAGGCAGACCTGCTCAAGTTAAAAGAGGATCTGTTACAGCTTATTGAACTTACAGAGTCTAGCTTGGTTTCAGTCAAGAAGAGCCGACTTTTAGCTTCACTTGAGGATTCCTCAACACCGACGACAACAACTGAAATTCAAGAACAGCCCAAGGCGACCAACCTGGACACAGAGTTTGCCGCCTTTTATTCTGAGCTGTCTGAGAATGCTGGGGAGGTAGCACAAAGCCCCAAGAAtgatgaggaggaagaggaagaggaggaggaggaagtaGATATTAGTGGCACTAAAGTACGAGCACCTTATCACACCTCTTGGGGAACACTTGAGTACCATAATGCCATGGTAGTGTGCTCTGAGGAACCAGATGGGGAAGAGACTCGAGTGAGAGTGCTTTACCTCTATCCCACACAGAAGTCCATGAAACCCTGCTCTTTCTTTCTGGAAGACAAGTGCCGCTTCATGGACAGCTGCAG GTACTCTCATGGGGAGGTGGTGCGTGTGTCCGAGCTGAGGGACTTCCTTGAAGCAGATCTTACAAACATGCAGCCGGGATCCTCGTGTCTGGCAAAGCATGAAGACGGCATCTGGTATCCTGCCAAAATTACAG AGATCGAGGGTGgcttttacactgtaaaatttGATTCTTTGCTGCTGAAGGAGGCTGTCCTGGAAGCTGATGGTGTAATTCCTCCTCTCCGGCCAGACGAGTCCTCCTCTGACTCAGAAGAGGACTCTGAGGAATGTGACGCAGGCTATGCTAAAG TTTTCAGTTCCTATAAAGAGGAGAACTCCGTGCCAGCAAACAGTGCTGAGTTCTGCGGCTGGGAAGCTCATACTCGTGGCATTGGCTCCAAGCTCTTGCTGAAAATGGGCTATGAGTTAGGGAAAG gtttggggaagaccctttcagGCCGTGTGGAGCCTGTGCAGGCTGTGATCCTCCCTAAAGGCCGCTCCTTAGACCAGTGTGCAGAGCTGACACAGCAGAAGACTCAGGCTGCCATTGGCAAAGACAATCCAGTCTCTGGCAAacggaaaagaaaaaggaagcgGACTTCTACATCAACACGCCATAATGTGTTTGACTTTTTGAACTCTAAACTGGGAGATGCTACTAGTTCTACCACACCTTCCGTTAGCTGCTCGGTCAGTGGCCTGGAGGCCTATCAGGGAGGAAAGAGCACCAAGCGCTCCCTCAACGTTCAGCTCTTTCAGACCACCGAGAGAGTGAGCCAGGTGGAGAAAGAAATCCAGCGACTCACAGAATCTCTGAACAGACGAAACGGAAG GGATGCCGCAGTGATGGGCCATATCGAGGAGAAGCTCGCTGCATCACGTAAGCTGCTGCAGCAGCTGAAGGCTCAGGAGCAGTTCATCCAAAGAGCTCGGAAGAAGGCAGATACGCATAAGAAAATGACTGAATTTTGA
- the chrna4b gene encoding neuronal acetylcholine receptor subunit alpha-4b: MSPARSIQLVLILYFQHSYVCTLTPARAHAEERLLQVLFSRYNKLSRPVANISDVVLVHFGLSIAQLIDVDEKNQMMTTNVWVKQEWSDYKLRWNPEEYENVTSIRIPSELIWRPDIVLYNNADGDFAVTHLTKAQLFHDGRIKWKPPAIYKSSCSIDVTFFPFDQQNCTMKFGSWTYDRAKIDLVSMDSAVDQMDYWESGEWVIIRAVGTYNIKKYECCTEIYPDITYSFIIRRLPLFYTINLIIPCLLISCLTVLVFYLPSECAEKITLCISVLLSLTVFLLLITEIIPSTSLVIPLIGEYLLFTMIFVTLSIIITVFVLNVHHRSPRTHRMPHWVRQLFLHLVPRYLFMKRPPASGKRNCRKLIEMMHRPVVPQATLLGTTTLPPLDSPRPDAGMVSAVPLGGLQREPAAKTPLFCSSPSSQYSILQEEPTQVPRTPALRYTQTHNTSASSPSSSLDTALGPLLHTLPLTEVCQFYCHSAESVFVDGKDGLHETESLQHCHKHEGTALQAHCSADGGGGTGQCTRHKLLETQNSSSNCSKEPKTEEVDSPLSQALLRALEGVQYIADHLRAEDSDFSVREDWKYVAMVIDRIFLWMFVLVCILGTAGLFLPPWLAGMI, encoded by the exons ATGAGTCCAGCCAGGAGCATCCAGCTAGTCCTGATTCTCTACTTTCAGCACAGTTACG TGTGTACGCTCACTCCAGCACGTGCCCATGCAGAGGAGAGACTGCTTCAGGTTTTATTCAGCCGCTATAATAAGCTCTCCCGCCCTGTAGCGAACATCTCCGACGTAGTTCTGGTCCACTTCGGTCTCTCCATTGCGCAGCTCATAGATGTA GACGAGAAGAATCAAATGATGACCACCAATGTGTGGGTGAAACAG GAATGGAGCGATTACAAGCTGCGCTGGAACCCTGAGGAGTATGAGAATGTCACCTCCATCAGAATTCCCTCTGAGCTCATCTGGAGACCTGATATTGTGCTTTATAACAA TGCTGATGGAGATTTTGCTGTGACACACCTCACTAAAGCCCAGCTGTTCCATGATGGCAGAATCAAATGGAAGCCTCCGGCTATATACAAGAGCTCCTGCAGTATTGATGTCACGTTCTTCCCTTTTGATCAGCAGAACTGCACCATGAAATTTGGCTCATGGACGTACGACAGGGCCAAGATTGATCTGGTGAGCATGGACAGTGCCGTGGACCAGATGGACTACTGGGAGAGTGGGGAGTGGGTCATCATCAGAGCTGTGGGAACATACAACATCAAGAAGTATGAGTGTTGCACAGAAATCTACCCCGACATCACCTATTCCTTCATTATTCGTCGGCTTCCTCTCTTCTACACCATTAACCTCATCATTCCATGCCTACTGATCTCCTGTTTGACTGTTCTGGTGTTTTACTTGCCCTCAGAATGTGCAGAAAAGATCACATTGTGCATCTCTGTCCTCCTTTCCCTCACTGTCTTCCTCTTGCTCATCACCGAGATCATCCCCTCTACCTCTCTGGTGATCCCGCTCATTGGAGAGTACCTCCTTTTCACCATGATCTTTGTCACACTCTCCATCATCATTACAGTGTTTGTGCTAAATGTTCACCACCGCTCCCCTCGCACGCACCGCATGCCTCACTGGGTGCGGCAACTCTTCCTCCACCTGGTGCCTCGTTACCTGTTCATGAAGCGCCCGCCTGCTTCTGGCAAGAGGAACTGCCGCAAACTAATTGAGATGATGCACAGACCAGTGGTGCCACAGGCAACGTTGCTGGGAACAACCACCCTCCCTCCTTTGGATAGCCCCCGACCTGATGCGGGTATGGTCTCTGCTGTGCCATTAGGTGGGCTACAGAGGGAACCAGCTGCCAAAACTCCACTTTTCTGCAGCTCCCCCAGCAGCCAGTACTCCATCCTGCAAGAGGAACCAACACAGGTGCCACGCACACCTGCGCTCaggtacacacaaacacacaacacttCTGCCTCCAGCCCCTCCTCGTCCTTAGACACAGCCCTCGGCCCTCTGCTTCACACGCTTCCCCTTACTGAGGTATGCCAGTTCTACTGCCACAGTGCTGAGAGCGTATTTGTAGATGGCAAAGACGGATTGCATGAGACAGAGAGTCTTCAGCACTGTCACAAGCATGAGGGGACAGCTCTACAGGCCCATTGCAGTGCAGATGGAGGTGGGGGCACTGGGCAATGTACAAGACACAAACTCCTTGAGACACAAAACTCAAGCTCCAACTGCAGCAAAGAACCCAAAACTGAAGAAGTAGACAGTCCACTGTCCCAGGCACTGCTGCGAGCCCTCGAGGGAGTCCAGTACATCGCTGACCACCTCAGAGCTGAGGATTCTGACTTTTCG GTAAGGGAAGACTGGAAatatgttgccatggtgatcgACAGAATATTCCTCTGGATGTTTGTGCTGGTGTGCATTCTAGGGACAGCTGGACTGTTTCTTCCTCCCTGGCTGGCTGGAATGATCTAG